One region of Wyeomyia smithii strain HCP4-BCI-WySm-NY-G18 chromosome 3, ASM2978416v1, whole genome shotgun sequence genomic DNA includes:
- the LOC129731003 gene encoding glucosamine-6-phosphate isomerase isoform X2 codes for MRLIILDTADYVGEWSAKYVMKRINDFKPGPDRYFTLGLPTGSTPLGLYKNLIKFHNAGKISFKYVKTFNMDEYVNLPREHPESYHYFMWHNFFKHIDIDPVNVHILNGNAPDLVAECNAFEDKIKAAGGIELFIGGIGPDGHIAFNEPGSSLVSRTRVKTLAQDTLEANARFFGNDINKVPKQALTVGVGTVMDSREVMILIIGAHKAFALYKAIEEGVNHMWTVSAFQQHPHTIMICDEDATLELRVKTVKYFKSLYDVHSKLIEGT; via the exons ATGCGTCTCATTATTCTCGACACGGCCGATTATGTCGGCGAATGGTCCGCCAAGTATGTGATGAAGCGAATCAATGACTTCAAACCGGGACCGGACCGATATTTCACGCTTGGTCTACCGACTGGATCGACCCCGCTGGGGCTGTACAAGAATCTGATTAAGTTCCACAATGCCGGCAAGATATCATTCAAGTACGTGAAAACCTTCAACATGGATGAGTATGTCAACCTGCCCCGGGAACACCCGGAAAGCTACCACTATTTTATGTGGCACAACTTTTTCAAACACATCGACATCGACCCGGTTAACGTGCACATACTGAACGGTAACGCGCCGGATCTGGTGGCGGAGTGTAATGCCTTCGAGGACAAAATCAAAGCTGCCGGCGGAATTGAGCTTTTTATAGGAGGAATCGGACCGGACGGCCATATTGCCTTTAACGAGCCCGGATCGTCGTTGGTTTCGAGAACCCGCGTGAAAACACTCGCCCAGGATACACTGGAAGCAAATGCGAGATTTTTCGGCAATGACATCAACAAGGTGCCGAAACAGGCACTCACCGTCGGTGTTGGGACGGTGATGGACTCCCGGGAGGTGATGATTTTGATTATCGGCGCGCACAAGGCGTTTGCACTGTACAAGGCCATTGAGGAAGGTGTTAATCATATGTGGACCGTAAGTGCCTTCCAGCAGCACCCGCACACGATTATGATTTGCGACGAGGACGCCACGCTGGAGCTGCGCGTTAAGACGGTCAAGTATTTCAAG AGCCTGTACGATGTTCATTCGAAGCTGATCGAAGGGACGTGA
- the LOC129731003 gene encoding glucosamine-6-phosphate isomerase isoform X1 encodes MRLIILDTADYVGEWSAKYVMKRINDFKPGPDRYFTLGLPTGSTPLGLYKNLIKFHNAGKISFKYVKTFNMDEYVNLPREHPESYHYFMWHNFFKHIDIDPVNVHILNGNAPDLVAECNAFEDKIKAAGGIELFIGGIGPDGHIAFNEPGSSLVSRTRVKTLAQDTLEANARFFGNDINKVPKQALTVGVGTVMDSREVMILIIGAHKAFALYKAIEEGVNHMWTVSAFQQHPHTIMICDEDATLELRVKTVKYFKDCYILATANGDDISGATQPN; translated from the exons ATGCGTCTCATTATTCTCGACACGGCCGATTATGTCGGCGAATGGTCCGCCAAGTATGTGATGAAGCGAATCAATGACTTCAAACCGGGACCGGACCGATATTTCACGCTTGGTCTACCGACTGGATCGACCCCGCTGGGGCTGTACAAGAATCTGATTAAGTTCCACAATGCCGGCAAGATATCATTCAAGTACGTGAAAACCTTCAACATGGATGAGTATGTCAACCTGCCCCGGGAACACCCGGAAAGCTACCACTATTTTATGTGGCACAACTTTTTCAAACACATCGACATCGACCCGGTTAACGTGCACATACTGAACGGTAACGCGCCGGATCTGGTGGCGGAGTGTAATGCCTTCGAGGACAAAATCAAAGCTGCCGGCGGAATTGAGCTTTTTATAGGAGGAATCGGACCGGACGGCCATATTGCCTTTAACGAGCCCGGATCGTCGTTGGTTTCGAGAACCCGCGTGAAAACACTCGCCCAGGATACACTGGAAGCAAATGCGAGATTTTTCGGCAATGACATCAACAAGGTGCCGAAACAGGCACTCACCGTCGGTGTTGGGACGGTGATGGACTCCCGGGAGGTGATGATTTTGATTATCGGCGCGCACAAGGCGTTTGCACTGTACAAGGCCATTGAGGAAGGTGTTAATCATATGTGGACCGTAAGTGCCTTCCAGCAGCACCCGCACACGATTATGATTTGCGACGAGGACGCCACGCTGGAGCTGCGCGTTAAGACGGTCAAGTATTTCAAG GATTGCTACATTTTGGCCACTGCCAATGGGGACGACATAAGTGGGGCAACTCAGCCCAATTGA